CAGTCCGTAGAGCCGCTCCATGGCCAGATCATATGTCTGCCGGGCCGGCCGTCTGGGGCATGGGGGCAGGGGCTCAAGGGCTGCCTTGATCACGGCCGGGTTGGCTGCGTCCGAGTCCGGGGCTGCAGTGAGCGGAAGGGCGCCCACGTCGCCGGGCAGGGGCCTGTGCTCGAAGATGTTCGCGGCCAGCAGGCGGCTTGCACGTGCATGGATGTCATGGCCGGCCAGGGACACGCTGCGCAGGAATATCTGGGGAGTCAGGCCCGCCGTGGCCTGGGCTTCCGTCTTCAGCAGTTCCCACAGGTCCGACAGTGCCGGAGTCAGGAGCGCGGCTTCGAGAACGAGGCTCTTGACGACAGGATCGGCATCCGTGTGCAGAGCGCGCAGGCTGTGCGGATCAAGGGCCGCCAAAAGGGGACGGGCGTGGGCGCGCATGAACTCGTCGTTGGGCGTGCGGCGGACATGCTCCAGACATTGCTCGAGAGTCAGGGGCTCGACAGGTGCAGGGCTGAAGTAGGCAACGCCGAGCAGGCTCTCCTGATGGGTCAGGCGATAGCGCAAAAGGGCGGATTCGCCGGGGGCAGTCACGGTGTTCTCCTGTAGCGGTTGATGTGGAGCTTGGTATCTATCTTGCTTGAAAACCCCTGCCAAGGAGATGCTGCCATGAAATTTTGCATGCTGTTCGTGCTGCTTTGCTGCGGATGCGCGTATTCACCGGTCGATGTGAGTTTGAGCGAGATCCGCTACCATGACGATGCCCCGGTCGTATTGAGCGAACTGGTCGAGGCGGTGACGCCTCAGTCCCTGCCCGAAACGGGCCTGCGGGCCTTGATTCTGCCCTTTGCCCTGCGTCAGGACATTGCCGTGCGCAAGGACGTGGGCAGGGAGATGGCCGACATCTTCCGGCTCGCGTGGCTTGGTCGCGGGGTCTTCGAGGTCATGGAATATGATCCGTCACGACCGTGGCCGGGCCTTGCCGAGGCCATGGCGCAGGCCAGGGCCAGGGGCGCCAATATTTTGGTCAGCGGCAACGTGTCCCAGTATTTCGAGGGCTCGCGCACCGGCAGGACTTCCATCGGCGCGACTGTGGAGATTCACTGGGTGCCGGATGGCGGGCTGATCTGGTCCGCGGCTCAGGCCGCCACCATGGAGAGCACGCCGGACAAGGATTTTGCCCTGTTCCGGAGTTCACGGCGCTTGCCCGAGGATCCGACTTACGCGGTCATGCGGACCCTGTCCCAGAGCATGGCCGCGGGGTTCGCGCGCCACGCCGCGCAGGAATAGTCCCCCGTCATTCTCGCCCGTAAAGAAAGCCAGTGTTCTGACACTGGCTTTCTTCTTGTATTTTGAGTTGTTACAGTGCTCTTTACAAACCGGGGAGAAGGTCTGTAGGAATCATCTTTTTTGCGAACATGGCGTAACACATAAACCGGCTCACCGGATGATCGGGTGATATCATGAAGCATTTTTTATCGATTAATAGTCTGATGGCCACCGAGGCCATGGGTCTGGTGCTGCGGGCCAAGGAAATGAAGGACGCGGATTACCGTTCCGACCTGCTTGCCGGAAAGACTCTGGCCATGATTTTCGAGAAGGCCTCCACGCGCACGCGCGTGTCTTTCGAGGTCGGCATCCGTCATCTGGGCGGCGACACGATCTTCATGACCCCTGCCGATTCCCAGCTGGGACGCAGCGAGCCGCTGAAAGACACGGCTCGCGTCTTGTCGCGTTACGTGCAGGGCATGGTCGTGCGCACCTTCGCCCAGAAAAACGTCGAGGATCTGGCCCGCTACGGAAGCATCCCGGTGGTCAACGCTTTGACGGACATGTTTCACCCCTGTCAGATCATGAGCGACATGCTGACCATCTATGAGCGCACCACGAATCTTAAAGACCTGGTCATCTCCTGGATCGGGGATGGCAACAACATGGCCAATTCATGGATCAACGCCAGCGTATATTTCGGGTTTCAGCTCAATATCGCCTGCCCCGACGGCTACACCCCGAATACGGCGGTGCTGGAGCGGGCGCTGAAAATGGGCGCCAAGGTCTTTGTGACCGATGATCCGAAGACGGCCATCGCCGGCTCCCATTTCGTCAACACCGACGTGTGGGCCTCCATGGGGCAGGAAGCGGAGCAGAAAAAGCGCGAAAAGGCCTTTGCCGGATACCAGGTCGACGAAGAACTGCTCGCCCTGGCCGACCCGAATGCCAAGGTGCTGCATTGCCTGCCCGCCCATCGCGGCGAGGAGATCAGCGAATCGGTGTTCGAAGGACCTCAGTCCATCGTTTTTGATCAGGCCGAAAACCGTCTGCACATGCAGAAGGCCATTCTGGAGTGGATTTACAGCTAATGCGGCATTGCCGCCTCGCATAACGGAGCACTTTCATGAGCAAGATAGAAAAAGTCGTGTTGGCGTATTCAGGTGGCCTCGACACCTCGGCCATCCTGAAATGGATCAAGAAAACCTACGAATGCGAAGTCATCACCATGACCGCGGACCTGGGTCAGGCCGAGGAACTGGACGGACTGGAGGACAAGGCTCTTTCCACCGGCGCGACCAAGGCCTATGTCGTGGATCTGCAGGAAGAGTTCGTCTCCGATTATGTTTTCCCCATGTTTAGGGCCAACGCGGTCTATGAGGGGGGCTACCTGCTCGGAACTTCCATCGCCCGTCCGCTCATCGCCAAGCGCATGGTCGAGATCGCCCTGGCCGAAGGCGCCCAGGCCGTTGCCCACGGCGCCACTGGAAAGGGCAATGACCAGGTCCGCTTTGAGCTCTCCACCCTGGCTTTGGCCCCGCAGCTCAAAACCATAGCCCCCTGGCGTGAATGGGACCTCAACTCCCGCACCGACCTGCTCGCCTTTTGCGAAGAGAACGGCATTTCCGTGCCTGTGACCCGGGAAAAACCCTATTCCTGCGATCGTAACCTGCTGCACCTGAGCTTCGAGGGCGGAGAATTGGAAGACCCATGGTCCGAACCCGGTCCCGGCACCTATCAGCTGAGCGTCAATCCCGAGGACGCACCGAATACCCCGGAGGTCATCACCCTGGACTTCGAGCAGGGCAACCCCGTGGCCCTGAACGGACAGGCCCTGAGCCCCGCGAAGATGCTTGCGGCCCTTAACGAATTTGGTGGACGGCACGGTATCGGACGTCTGGACATGGTCGAGAACCGCTTTGTGGGCATGAAGTCCCGCGGCGTCTACGAGACTCCGGGCGGAGCCATCCTGCAGCGCGCCCATCGTGACCTTGAAGGGGTATGCATGGATCGCGAACTCCTGCATCTGCGGGACACGCTCATCCCCCGCTACGCCGAGATGGTCTACAACGGCTACTGGTTCGCTCCCGAGCGCGAAGCGTTGCAGGCTTTCATGGACAAGGCCCAGGAGACCGTGACCGGCACTGTGCGCCTGAAGCTCTACAAGGGCGGGGTCTATCCTCTGGGCCGCAAGTCTCCGTATTCTCTTTACAATCCGGAGCTGGCCACCTTTGAAAAGGATGAAGTGTACAACCAGGCCGACGCGGCCGGATTCATCAAGTTGCACGGCCTTCGCCTGCAGGCCCGTCAGCCGTTTCTGAACAAGATCAAGGGCTAGGCCATGACTTCGACCCAGAAGGAAAAAAAATTGTGGGGCGGCCGCTTTTCCGGCGACACCGCCCCCCTGGTCGAGCGCTACACCTGCTCCGTGGGCTTTGATTCTCGCCTGCATGCCCAGGATATCGACGGCTCCATGGCGCATGCCTCCATGCTGGCCAGGCAGGGCATCATCAGCCAGTCCGAATGCGATGCCATCCACCAGGGCCTGGAACAGATCCGGGCCGAGATCGCGGACGGGACTTTTGTCTGGCGGCAGGATCTCGAAGATGTGCACATGAACATCGAGCAGCGCCTGACCCAGATCGTCGGCACTCCGGGCCAAAAACTGCACACGGGGCGTTCGCGCAACGATCAGGTGGCTCTGGACTTCAGGCTTTTTGTCGCTGCGTGTCTTGACGAGTGGGCCGCGAACCTGCGCGGGCTGATCGGGATGCTCGCGCAGCGGGCCGAAGAGCATCAGGATGTGCTCCTGCCGGGCTGCACCCATTTTCAGCCGGCCCAGCCCGTCAGCCTGGCTCAGCATCTGCTGGCCTATGCCCAGATGTTTCGCCGCGACCACGACCGCGTTCGCGACGCGCTGGTCCGCACCAGGGTTTCTCCCCTTGGCGCCGCCGCCCTGGCCGGAACGACCCATCCCCTCGATCCGGGCCAGGTCGCATCGACCCTGGGCCTTGACGGGACGTTTGCGAACAGCATGGACGCCGTCTCGGACCGCGACTTCGTGCTCGAAGCCACGTTCTGCGGCAGCCTGATCATGATGCACCTCTCGCGCCTGTGCGAGGAGATCATCATCTGGGCCAACCCGCAGTTCGGCTTTGTGCGACTGCCGGACGCCTATTCCACGGGTTCGTCCATCATGCCCCAGAAGAAAAACCCGGACGTGGCCGAACTCATGCGCGGCAAGACCGGCCGGGTCTACGGCGACCTCATGGCTCTTTTGACCCTTATGAAAGGTCTGCCCATGGCCTATAACCGGGACATGCAGGAAGACAAGGAGCCCTTTCTGGATACGCACGACACGGTCGCGCCGTCTCTTGCCATCAT
The genomic region above belongs to Deltaproteobacteria bacterium HGW-Deltaproteobacteria-18 and contains:
- the argF gene encoding ornithine carbamoyltransferase yields the protein MKHFLSINSLMATEAMGLVLRAKEMKDADYRSDLLAGKTLAMIFEKASTRTRVSFEVGIRHLGGDTIFMTPADSQLGRSEPLKDTARVLSRYVQGMVVRTFAQKNVEDLARYGSIPVVNALTDMFHPCQIMSDMLTIYERTTNLKDLVISWIGDGNNMANSWINASVYFGFQLNIACPDGYTPNTAVLERALKMGAKVFVTDDPKTAIAGSHFVNTDVWASMGQEAEQKKREKAFAGYQVDEELLALADPNAKVLHCLPAHRGEEISESVFEGPQSIVFDQAENRLHMQKAILEWIYS
- a CDS encoding argininosuccinate synthase, whose product is MSKIEKVVLAYSGGLDTSAILKWIKKTYECEVITMTADLGQAEELDGLEDKALSTGATKAYVVDLQEEFVSDYVFPMFRANAVYEGGYLLGTSIARPLIAKRMVEIALAEGAQAVAHGATGKGNDQVRFELSTLALAPQLKTIAPWREWDLNSRTDLLAFCEENGISVPVTREKPYSCDRNLLHLSFEGGELEDPWSEPGPGTYQLSVNPEDAPNTPEVITLDFEQGNPVALNGQALSPAKMLAALNEFGGRHGIGRLDMVENRFVGMKSRGVYETPGGAILQRAHRDLEGVCMDRELLHLRDTLIPRYAEMVYNGYWFAPEREALQAFMDKAQETVTGTVRLKLYKGGVYPLGRKSPYSLYNPELATFEKDEVYNQADAAGFIKLHGLRLQARQPFLNKIKG
- the argH gene encoding argininosuccinate lyase, encoding MTSTQKEKKLWGGRFSGDTAPLVERYTCSVGFDSRLHAQDIDGSMAHASMLARQGIISQSECDAIHQGLEQIRAEIADGTFVWRQDLEDVHMNIEQRLTQIVGTPGQKLHTGRSRNDQVALDFRLFVAACLDEWAANLRGLIGMLAQRAEEHQDVLLPGCTHFQPAQPVSLAQHLLAYAQMFRRDHDRVRDALVRTRVSPLGAAALAGTTHPLDPGQVASTLGLDGTFANSMDAVSDRDFVLEATFCGSLIMMHLSRLCEEIIIWANPQFGFVRLPDAYSTGSSIMPQKKNPDVAELMRGKTGRVYGDLMALLTLMKGLPMAYNRDMQEDKEPFLDTHDTVAPSLAIMAGMLSELGFNRERMQRALKAGFLNATELADYLAAKGVPFRQAHHITGAAVAFAEEQGVGLEDLDIAQLQRFSADIAEDVFAVLDYSNAVARRHVPGGTGPDSVKHQIEDFSSWLDSAS